A section of the Elizabethkingia anophelis R26 genome encodes:
- the asnS gene encoding asparagine--tRNA ligase — protein MHKQTIKEVLENYKKFLHHDITVYGWVRAFRSNRFIALNDGSTINNLQIVVDFENFDENLIKNINTASSLKIVGEVVESQGAGQTVEIIAKKIIVLGDNFTEELQNTILQPKKHSLEKLREQAHLRFRTNLFGAVFRVRHAVSFAIHSFFNDRQFFYLNTPVITGADAEGAGEMFGVTNFDLDNIPRNEDGAIDYTQDFFGRKTNLTVSGQLEGETAAMGLGRIYTFGPTFRAENSNTTRHLAEFWMVEPEVAFNNLEDNIDLAEDFLKYVIQYVLDKCKDDLEFLDKRFAEEQKQKPEKERAKEGLIEKLENVVAKRFKRVSYTEAIDILLNSKENKKGKFVYPVEKWGADLQSEHERYLVEKHFECPVVLFDYPAEIKAFYMRLNEDNKTVAAMDVLFPGIGEIIGGSQREERLDVLKKKMDDMHVDQEELWWYLDTRKFGSVPHSGFGLGLERLVLFVTGMTNIRDVIPFPRTPKSAEF, from the coding sequence ATGCATAAGCAGACAATTAAAGAAGTTTTAGAAAATTACAAAAAATTCTTGCATCACGATATCACCGTGTATGGTTGGGTACGTGCGTTTCGTTCAAACAGGTTTATTGCCTTAAACGATGGTTCAACAATCAATAATTTACAAATCGTAGTTGATTTCGAAAATTTTGATGAGAATCTTATCAAGAATATAAATACGGCTTCTTCATTGAAAATTGTTGGTGAAGTGGTGGAAAGTCAGGGGGCAGGACAAACGGTTGAAATTATTGCTAAGAAAATTATTGTACTTGGGGATAACTTTACTGAAGAATTGCAGAATACTATACTTCAGCCAAAGAAGCATAGCTTAGAAAAGCTTCGTGAACAAGCTCACCTAAGATTCAGAACTAATTTGTTTGGTGCTGTTTTCAGAGTGCGTCATGCTGTTAGTTTTGCAATTCACTCGTTCTTCAACGACAGACAGTTTTTCTATCTGAATACACCTGTAATTACCGGAGCGGATGCAGAAGGTGCAGGAGAAATGTTTGGTGTTACCAATTTTGATTTGGATAATATCCCAAGAAATGAAGACGGTGCTATAGACTATACACAGGATTTCTTCGGAAGAAAGACCAATCTTACCGTTTCAGGACAGTTAGAAGGAGAAACTGCTGCAATGGGATTAGGAAGAATTTATACATTCGGACCTACTTTCCGTGCTGAAAACTCTAATACAACACGTCACCTTGCAGAATTCTGGATGGTGGAGCCTGAAGTAGCTTTTAATAATCTTGAAGATAATATTGACCTTGCTGAAGATTTCTTAAAGTATGTAATTCAGTATGTTTTAGACAAATGTAAGGACGATTTAGAATTCCTGGATAAGCGTTTTGCTGAAGAGCAAAAACAAAAGCCAGAAAAGGAAAGAGCAAAAGAAGGTCTTATTGAAAAGCTGGAAAATGTAGTTGCGAAGAGATTTAAACGTGTAAGCTATACTGAAGCAATCGATATTCTTCTGAACTCGAAAGAAAATAAAAAAGGAAAATTTGTATATCCTGTTGAAAAATGGGGTGCAGACCTTCAGTCTGAACATGAAAGATACCTTGTTGAAAAGCATTTCGAATGTCCTGTTGTATTATTCGATTATCCTGCAGAGATTAAAGCATTCTACATGCGTCTGAATGAAGATAACAAAACTGTAGCTGCTATGGATGTACTTTTCCCTGGTATTGGTGAGATTATCGGAGGTTCTCAGAGAGAAGAGAGACTAGATGTTCTGAAGAAGAAAATGGATGATATGCATGTAGATCAGGAAGAACTTTGGTGGTATTTAGATACCCGTAAGTTTGGTTCTGTTCCGCATTCAGGATTTGGTTTGGGACTGGAAAGATTAGTTCTTTTTGTTACCGGAATGACCAACATTCGTGATGTGATTCCTTTTCCAAGAACGCCTAAGAGCGCAGAATTCTAA
- a CDS encoding CDP-alcohol phosphatidyltransferase family protein — protein sequence MKNIPYILIATRFILAPVILILAYLKGDESRILLLLLMYFGLFTDIFDGIIARKTGISSEKIRRLDSQTDLIFWLCIGFAAYLLNPELIKEHWGGIALIFIMEALCYIISLVKFGKETCTHAFLSKLWGLSLLFAFTGLIGLQQAGFFFYLAIVLGFVSHVDVILIVLFLPKWQHDVPSSYHAWRIRKGKDIKKNIYLNG from the coding sequence ATGAAAAACATACCATATATTCTGATTGCAACTCGGTTTATCCTTGCTCCGGTTATTTTAATTCTTGCCTATTTAAAAGGAGATGAATCGCGAATATTGCTTTTATTACTCATGTATTTTGGATTATTTACGGATATTTTCGATGGTATTATCGCCCGAAAAACAGGAATATCCTCAGAAAAGATTCGGAGATTGGATAGTCAGACAGATTTAATTTTCTGGTTATGTATTGGTTTTGCAGCTTATCTGTTGAATCCGGAATTGATAAAAGAGCATTGGGGAGGTATTGCGTTAATTTTTATAATGGAAGCTTTGTGTTATATTATAAGCCTTGTCAAGTTTGGAAAAGAAACCTGTACGCATGCCTTCCTTTCCAAGTTATGGGGATTGAGTTTATTATTTGCGTTTACTGGTTTAATAGGGCTCCAGCAGGCAGGTTTCTTCTTTTATCTGGCTATTGTTCTGGGGTTTGTATCGCATGTAGATGTTATTCTTATTGTTTTATTTCTTCCGAAATGGCAGCATGATGTACCGAGTTCTTATCATGCATGGCGGATCCGAAAAGGAAAAGATATTAAAAAGAATATTTATCTGAACGGCTAA
- a CDS encoding LA_2272 family surface repeat-containing protein codes for MKTNVIFWIVLAFSQLFQAQDSIRIENSKFKIFAFTPVKNNISKVNGMTAGLGLSNRAIFKDAENNQAIVNGLNLDLNPLGFIIFCFYDPDRDFTTKESVLLNGLNLSIAGHLRDVSQNGVNISAYNYAYQMSGVSFSLIGNSNHTFKGVSVAFMGNSANKGEGLAIASFNGFDNFKGVQIGIVNRSDNMKGLQIGLFNKNETGKNFQIGLWNKNEKRSFPIINWNFKKLKS; via the coding sequence ATGAAAACAAATGTTATATTCTGGATTGTATTAGCTTTTAGTCAGTTATTTCAAGCTCAAGACAGTATTAGAATTGAAAATTCAAAATTCAAAATCTTTGCATTTACCCCAGTGAAAAACAATATATCAAAAGTAAATGGTATGACAGCAGGATTAGGATTGAGTAATAGAGCTATTTTTAAAGATGCCGAAAACAATCAGGCAATTGTAAATGGGTTGAATCTAGATTTAAATCCATTAGGGTTTATTATATTTTGTTTTTATGATCCTGATAGAGACTTTACAACTAAAGAGTCGGTGCTTCTGAATGGCTTAAATCTTTCAATTGCCGGACATTTAAGGGATGTCAGTCAAAATGGTGTTAATATTTCCGCATATAATTATGCTTATCAAATGAGCGGTGTTTCGTTTTCTCTTATAGGAAATTCCAATCATACATTCAAGGGTGTTTCTGTTGCTTTTATGGGGAATTCAGCAAATAAAGGCGAAGGACTTGCAATTGCTTCTTTTAATGGATTTGATAATTTTAAGGGTGTGCAAATCGGTATTGTAAATAGATCTGATAATATGAAAGGACTTCAAATTGGATTGTTCAACAAAAATGAAACTGGTAAAAATTTCCAAATAGGGCTTTGGAATAAAAATGAAAAAAGAAGTTTTCCTATAATTAATTGGAACTTTAAAAAACTAAAGTCATGA
- the rimM gene encoding ribosome maturation factor RimM (Essential for efficient processing of 16S rRNA) codes for MRKEECYFLGRITRRHGLSGNVILKMDTDQPEFYSKMESMFIEINGLLVPFFVDKLSWSKGDSLNILFKNSNEALVDQIIGKEVYQPLSTLPKLSGKQFYYHEIVGYEIKDTEGKSYGLIRSVNDQTAQHYFILVLNDKEVVVPIIKDWIVALDREEKVMTMQLPEGLLDVFTTSSKKDE; via the coding sequence ATGCGTAAAGAAGAATGTTATTTTCTTGGTAGAATTACCCGCAGACATGGCCTTTCGGGAAATGTAATTCTGAAAATGGATACAGATCAACCCGAATTTTACAGTAAAATGGAATCAATGTTCATTGAAATCAATGGATTATTGGTTCCGTTTTTTGTTGATAAACTGTCATGGAGTAAAGGTGATTCTCTGAATATCCTATTCAAAAATTCTAATGAAGCTTTGGTGGATCAGATAATCGGAAAAGAAGTATATCAGCCACTTTCAACTTTGCCAAAACTTTCCGGAAAACAATTTTATTACCACGAAATTGTAGGTTATGAAATTAAAGATACCGAAGGAAAATCTTATGGTCTGATAAGATCCGTAAACGATCAGACGGCACAACATTATTTTATTTTGGTACTTAACGATAAAGAGGTTGTAGTGCCTATAATTAAAGATTGGATTGTAGCATTGGATCGCGAAGAAAAAGTGATGACTATGCAATTGCCGGAAGGACTTCTGGATGTGTTTACCACTTCCTCAAAGAAAGATGAGTAA
- a CDS encoding 30S ribosomal protein S16 yields the protein MSVKIRLQRHGKKGKPFFHIVVADSRARRDGRFIEKLGTYNPITNPATIDLNVDSAVKWLNNGAQPTDTARAILSYKGALYKKHLQGGVAKGAFDEAEAEKRFNAWLEAKETKVQGKVEGLSQAKADAKKAALEAEAKVNEARVAAAAQAEADAKAAEEAANAPVAEEVVAEETTEETPAADASEENAEA from the coding sequence ATGTCAGTAAAAATTAGATTACAAAGACACGGTAAAAAAGGAAAGCCTTTTTTCCACATTGTTGTAGCAGATTCCAGAGCTAGAAGAGATGGTAGATTCATCGAGAAGTTAGGAACTTACAACCCAATCACTAACCCTGCAACTATCGACTTAAATGTTGATTCTGCTGTTAAGTGGTTAAACAACGGTGCTCAGCCAACTGACACTGCAAGAGCTATTCTTTCTTACAAAGGAGCTCTTTACAAAAAACACCTTCAAGGTGGTGTAGCTAAAGGAGCATTTGACGAAGCTGAAGCTGAAAAAAGATTCAACGCTTGGTTAGAAGCTAAAGAAACTAAAGTACAAGGTAAAGTAGAAGGTTTATCTCAAGCTAAAGCTGACGCTAAGAAAGCTGCTTTAGAAGCTGAAGCTAAAGTAAACGAAGCTAGAGTTGCTGCTGCTGCTCAGGCTGAGGCTGATGCTAAAGCTGCTGAGGAAGCTGCTAACGCACCTGTTGCTGAAGAAGTAGTTGCTGAAGAGACAACTGAAGAAACTCCAGCTGCTGATGCTTCTGAAGAAAACGCTGAAGCTTAA
- a CDS encoding GreA/GreB family elongation factor yields the protein MKKTIYDKKDIRSYVKSVIADKIQTLEKFVHFTKEASKDIKKTPKYDSVREEAHEEIYQMQKQLAELHKLQNGMARVLNSEMSIIQLGSLVITNKARFYISVSLGEFFFEGDRMYAISEESPMAKMMIGKKVGDEFVLNRIHQRIEEIY from the coding sequence ATGAAGAAGACGATTTACGATAAAAAGGATATCCGGAGTTATGTAAAAAGCGTTATCGCTGATAAAATCCAAACGCTGGAGAAATTTGTGCATTTTACAAAAGAAGCCAGCAAAGACATTAAAAAAACTCCTAAATACGATAGCGTCCGGGAAGAAGCACATGAAGAAATCTATCAGATGCAGAAACAGCTGGCAGAACTTCATAAGCTACAAAACGGAATGGCGCGTGTGCTTAATTCTGAAATGTCCATTATTCAGTTAGGATCATTGGTGATTACCAATAAGGCTCGTTTTTATATTTCTGTTTCTCTAGGAGAATTTTTCTTTGAAGGAGACCGGATGTATGCAATTTCTGAAGAGAGTCCTATGGCGAAAATGATGATAGGAAAGAAAGTAGGCGATGAGTTTGTTCTCAACAGAATTCATCAGCGTATTGAAGAAATTTATTAA
- a CDS encoding ABC transporter ATP-binding protein, translating into MKKLSTGNIITRLFKIGMNFRGWFISAFIISVVLAIVGTYRPILTKDVVDNDIIKEKNFDLLMHDVYLLIGLVIAETILNFGLVYLSNYISQNVIRDIRERLYRKLIYFKTSFFDKTAIGNLVTRAVGDVETIATVYTDGFLMVFGDVLRVVLVLVAMFNVNVQLSFIALAILPIMLLVTRFFQKRLKKAFGDERTWTSTQNSFVQERLAGMSLIQVFNRQKAEFEKFDDINKQLKGALLRTVFFFSLFFPVVELISSVSIGLILFYAGYNALTNSDASPGDVIAFIQFISMLIRPLRQIADRFNNIQRGLVGAERVLGIMDEDNAMPNNGTVTKDKVEGKIEFQKVHFSYDEKQEVLKGISFKVEPGQSVAIVGATGAGKSTIITLITRFYDINSGKILLDDIDLRDYELHHLRSHIGVVLQDVFLFHGSIYENLTLGEDIPLERIKKAAQEIEVDEFIEKLPGGYDYVVSERGSSISLGQRQLLSFLRAYLTNPSILILDEATSSIDHESEKLIQKATEKITKNRTSIIIAHRLSTIVNADKIIVMDQGKIVEEGKHEELLQRDGYYATLYKAQLHRDADDEDVKLEA; encoded by the coding sequence ATGAAAAAATTAAGCACTGGAAATATAATTACCAGACTCTTTAAAATCGGGATGAACTTCCGTGGCTGGTTTATTTCCGCATTTATTATTTCTGTTGTGTTGGCAATAGTCGGAACATACAGACCAATATTAACCAAGGATGTCGTGGATAATGACATTATTAAGGAGAAGAATTTCGACTTACTGATGCATGATGTTTACCTTTTAATAGGTCTGGTGATAGCAGAAACCATTCTGAACTTTGGTCTGGTCTATTTATCCAATTATATTTCACAAAATGTAATCCGCGATATCCGGGAACGTTTGTATCGTAAACTGATTTATTTTAAAACCTCATTCTTTGATAAAACAGCTATTGGTAATCTGGTAACGCGTGCTGTAGGAGATGTGGAAACTATTGCTACTGTCTATACCGACGGATTTTTGATGGTATTTGGTGATGTATTGCGTGTCGTTTTGGTGTTGGTAGCTATGTTTAATGTAAATGTTCAGCTTAGCTTTATAGCGTTGGCTATTTTGCCAATCATGTTGTTGGTAACAAGGTTTTTTCAGAAAAGACTGAAAAAGGCTTTTGGTGATGAAAGGACCTGGACATCTACGCAGAATAGCTTTGTACAGGAGCGACTGGCGGGGATGTCTTTGATACAAGTATTTAACCGCCAGAAGGCAGAATTTGAAAAGTTTGATGATATAAACAAGCAGTTAAAAGGAGCGCTTCTGCGTACAGTATTCTTTTTTTCTTTGTTTTTTCCGGTAGTAGAGCTTATCTCTTCTGTATCCATTGGTCTTATCTTATTTTATGCAGGTTATAATGCACTAACAAATAGTGATGCGAGTCCCGGAGACGTTATTGCGTTTATACAGTTTATCAGTATGCTGATTCGTCCACTTCGTCAGATTGCAGACCGATTCAACAATATTCAGAGAGGTTTGGTTGGTGCAGAACGTGTACTTGGTATTATGGACGAGGACAATGCAATGCCTAATAACGGAACTGTAACAAAAGACAAAGTTGAAGGGAAAATCGAATTTCAGAAAGTACATTTCTCTTATGATGAGAAACAGGAAGTACTAAAAGGAATCAGTTTTAAAGTAGAGCCTGGACAGTCTGTAGCTATAGTTGGGGCTACCGGAGCCGGAAAATCTACCATTATTACACTTATTACAAGATTTTATGATATTAATTCCGGGAAAATATTATTGGATGATATAGATCTTAGGGATTATGAACTTCATCATCTTCGAAGTCATATTGGAGTTGTATTACAGGATGTATTTTTATTTCATGGCTCTATTTATGAGAACCTTACATTAGGCGAAGATATTCCTTTGGAAAGAATAAAAAAGGCTGCGCAAGAGATTGAAGTAGACGAATTTATTGAAAAACTTCCGGGTGGATACGATTATGTTGTGAGCGAAAGAGGATCCTCCATTTCATTAGGACAACGTCAGCTATTATCATTCCTAAGAGCTTATTTAACAAATCCGAGCATTCTGATTCTGGATGAAGCCACATCTTCTATAGACCATGAATCTGAGAAACTGATTCAGAAAGCAACAGAAAAAATTACAAAAAACAGAACTTCTATTATTATAGCACACAGACTTTCCACCATTGTAAATGCAGATAAGATTATTGTAATGGATCAGGGTAAAATTGTAGAGGAAGGCAAACACGAAGAACTTTTGCAAAGAGACGGTTATTATGCTACACTTTACAAGGCGCAATTGCACCGAGATGCAGATGATGAGGATGTAAAATTGGAAGCATAA
- the truA gene encoding tRNA pseudouridine(38-40) synthase TruA, with translation MRIENLDKNTNKLRYFIAFSYNGASFFGFQIQPNEISVQETLEKALSVLLREDIKITGAGRTDTGVHAKKMYAHFETSNEPGDQLVHKLNSFLPPSIAVQEIFQVSKDLHARFSALYRTYEYYISLKKNPFTENSAWQLWRKKLDLDAMNRACEVLFQYKDFTSFAKLHTDNKTNFCEMKKAVWEQRGEELVLTISADRFLRNMVRAIVGTMVDVGTGKIKPEDIHDIIEKKNRNAAGTSAPAHGLYLVDVGYNFDN, from the coding sequence TTGCGTATCGAAAATCTAGACAAAAATACAAACAAATTACGCTATTTCATTGCTTTTTCCTATAATGGCGCATCCTTCTTTGGGTTTCAGATACAACCCAATGAAATCAGCGTTCAGGAAACTTTGGAAAAAGCACTAAGTGTGCTGTTGCGTGAAGACATTAAAATAACTGGTGCCGGAAGAACGGATACCGGAGTTCATGCTAAAAAAATGTATGCACATTTTGAAACCAGTAATGAACCGGGAGATCAGCTTGTGCATAAGCTTAACAGCTTTTTACCACCAAGTATTGCCGTTCAGGAAATCTTTCAGGTATCTAAAGATCTGCATGCACGATTTAGTGCATTGTACAGAACTTATGAATACTATATTTCACTGAAAAAGAATCCGTTTACGGAAAATTCTGCATGGCAGCTTTGGAGGAAGAAGCTGGATTTAGATGCAATGAACAGAGCTTGTGAGGTTTTGTTCCAGTATAAAGATTTTACAAGCTTTGCAAAATTGCATACTGATAACAAAACCAATTTCTGTGAAATGAAGAAAGCAGTTTGGGAGCAACGTGGAGAAGAGCTTGTGCTGACGATCTCAGCAGACCGTTTTTTGCGGAATATGGTTCGCGCAATTGTAGGAACTATGGTAGATGTGGGTACCGGAAAAATAAAACCTGAAGATATCCATGATATAATTGAAAAGAAAAACCGGAATGCCGCCGGAACATCGGCCCCTGCTCACGGATTGTATTTGGTGGATGTAGGTTATAACTTTGATAATTAA
- a CDS encoding metallophosphoesterase family protein: MKKILLLSDTHSYMDDRILSYAAQADEIWHGGDFGNMEVIEALQKIKPLRGVYGNIDGTEIRKEFPEVLRFQCEGIEILIIHIGGYPGRYSPLAKAEVNKHAPKIFISGHSHILKVMMDKERNILHLNPGACGKVGWHKVRTMLRFVIDGSEIKDLEVIELGAK, encoded by the coding sequence ATGAAAAAAATATTATTACTTTCCGACACCCATTCTTATATGGACGACCGCATCCTCTCCTATGCTGCGCAAGCCGATGAAATATGGCATGGCGGAGACTTTGGAAATATGGAGGTAATAGAGGCTTTACAAAAAATAAAACCCTTACGGGGCGTCTACGGAAATATCGACGGAACTGAAATAAGAAAGGAATTTCCCGAAGTTTTACGCTTTCAGTGTGAAGGTATAGAGATATTAATAATCCATATTGGTGGATATCCGGGACGCTATTCCCCTTTAGCTAAAGCCGAAGTTAACAAACATGCTCCAAAAATATTTATATCAGGACATTCCCATATTTTAAAGGTCATGATGGACAAAGAAAGAAACATTCTCCATCTGAATCCGGGAGCCTGCGGTAAAGTTGGCTGGCATAAAGTACGCACGATGCTGCGCTTTGTAATTGACGGATCTGAAATAAAAGATCTGGAAGTTATAGAACTAGGAGCTAAATAA
- a CDS encoding Smr/MutS family protein yields MKTGDKVSVLNDNLKGRIIKINKNLITIEDEYGFEHTYPAAEIVPAEADLYNSQPVIVKPEPKKNISKKNKIPALVLDLHFDQLVSNPSDYDSWERLFIQKQRLQETINFCRKNHIKKLDVIHGIGDGVLQSMVLEVLRGETGLEYEDGTFFKHQSGTITVILK; encoded by the coding sequence ATGAAGACAGGAGATAAAGTTTCGGTACTGAATGATAATTTAAAAGGTAGGATTATCAAAATTAATAAAAACCTCATCACCATAGAAGATGAATACGGTTTCGAGCATACTTACCCTGCAGCTGAAATAGTTCCCGCAGAAGCCGATTTATATAATTCCCAACCTGTTATTGTAAAACCAGAGCCTAAAAAAAATATTTCCAAAAAGAATAAAATACCAGCCTTGGTTCTGGATCTCCACTTTGACCAATTGGTCAGTAATCCTTCTGATTATGATTCGTGGGAAAGACTTTTTATTCAGAAACAACGTTTGCAAGAAACCATCAATTTCTGCAGAAAAAATCACATTAAGAAGCTTGATGTTATTCATGGTATCGGAGACGGTGTATTACAATCAATGGTTCTGGAGGTTCTCCGTGGGGAAACAGGCTTAGAATATGAAGACGGAACTTTCTTTAAACATCAATCCGGTACAATTACCGTGATTCTTAAATAG
- a CDS encoding NAD(P)H-dependent oxidoreductase: MALIILGHPDWERSLANKEIVNGLVNSEVYIEVRHLQQLYPDFKIDIKKEQEALLRHKNIVFQFPFYWYTMPAILKQWFDLVLEYGFAYGSTGDKLKGKNFIPSFTVGSAENEYKTLGEHHFRIPEFCKNLEQTAYYTQMNYIEPLYFYGTSLNAGYTEEQVKNKAKEQTKRLAELLKTLE, encoded by the coding sequence ATGGCATTAATTATTTTAGGGCATCCCGATTGGGAAAGATCATTAGCAAATAAAGAGATTGTTAATGGATTGGTTAATAGTGAAGTCTATATTGAAGTTAGACATCTTCAGCAGCTGTATCCCGATTTTAAAATTGATATAAAGAAAGAACAAGAAGCATTATTAAGGCACAAAAATATAGTATTTCAGTTTCCCTTTTATTGGTATACTATGCCGGCAATTCTGAAACAGTGGTTCGATTTGGTATTGGAATATGGGTTTGCTTATGGCTCGACAGGTGATAAGCTAAAAGGTAAGAACTTTATTCCCAGTTTTACTGTTGGCTCAGCTGAAAATGAATACAAAACTTTAGGGGAACATCACTTCAGAATTCCTGAATTTTGTAAAAACCTGGAGCAAACAGCTTATTATACACAAATGAATTATATCGAACCATTATATTTTTATGGTACTTCACTAAATGCAGGTTATACAGAAGAGCAAGTAAAGAATAAAGCAAAAGAACAGACTAAAAGATTAGCTGAGCTGTTGAAAACTTTAGAATAA
- a CDS encoding winged helix-turn-helix transcriptional regulator, translating to MKRECLGKYVKIDDKIYPCSVSLAMDLVGGKWKTVILYHLKDGEKRFSELRKELFSVTEMTLSLQLKQLEKDGLVSRKVYGKKPPIKVIYKLTDFGNTFIPVLDAITNWGNQIVDKKGEFVDDL from the coding sequence ATGAAAAGAGAATGTCTTGGAAAATATGTGAAAATAGATGATAAAATATACCCTTGTTCTGTAAGCTTGGCAATGGATCTCGTCGGCGGAAAATGGAAAACTGTTATATTATATCATCTGAAGGATGGTGAGAAAAGGTTCAGTGAACTAAGAAAAGAATTGTTTTCGGTGACCGAAATGACTTTGAGTTTACAACTGAAACAACTGGAGAAAGACGGCCTGGTCTCAAGAAAGGTTTATGGCAAGAAGCCACCCATTAAAGTTATTTATAAACTAACTGATTTTGGGAATACTTTCATTCCAGTGTTAGATGCCATTACCAATTGGGGGAATCAGATCGTTGATAAGAAAGGAGAATTTGTTGACGACTTGTAA
- a CDS encoding DUF3822 family protein: protein MQKLSLLFTKDGLQWTIGRGSSYTEKAFFRDEETPEGYISDKLAEVLKQGNIKKIEVISALNHFSMLPFGFDQHQLGYQLISYNAPVDEANEELMLAVNKKFHVQFYYTMPKELYQKIKSSNIPAVFNFSGEKFLSQTLAKTSGEQIHINLYHNQAEFFAMKDGKILLYNNLDANSEVDFLYFIMFAVSKLNFDLKNVQFLVYGEIDENETFLGELQKFAHEVKIVEKSIKNKHNFILQ from the coding sequence ATGCAGAAATTATCTCTACTTTTCACAAAAGACGGTTTGCAATGGACCATAGGCAGAGGCTCTTCTTATACTGAGAAAGCCTTTTTCAGGGATGAAGAAACGCCAGAGGGTTATATTTCCGATAAACTTGCAGAAGTATTAAAACAGGGAAACATCAAAAAAATTGAAGTCATCTCTGCTCTTAATCATTTCAGTATGCTGCCATTTGGATTCGACCAGCATCAGCTGGGCTATCAACTTATTTCTTATAATGCTCCGGTGGATGAGGCTAATGAAGAATTAATGTTGGCTGTCAACAAAAAATTCCATGTTCAGTTTTATTATACTATGCCGAAAGAGCTTTATCAGAAAATAAAGTCTTCTAACATTCCGGCAGTTTTTAATTTTTCAGGAGAAAAGTTTCTGAGCCAGACTCTCGCCAAAACCAGTGGAGAGCAGATACACATCAACCTTTACCACAATCAGGCAGAGTTTTTTGCAATGAAAGACGGAAAGATTTTGCTATACAACAATCTGGATGCTAACTCGGAAGTAGACTTTCTTTACTTCATTATGTTTGCAGTTTCTAAACTAAACTTTGATCTGAAAAATGTTCAGTTCCTTGTTTATGGCGAAATCGATGAAAATGAAACTTTCCTCGGCGAATTACAAAAGTTTGCCCATGAGGTGAAAATTGTAGAAAAAAGTATTAAAAACAAACACAACTTTATCCTTCAATAA
- the rsmD gene encoding 16S rRNA (guanine(966)-N(2))-methyltransferase RsmD: protein MYRIISGKWKGKKIAAPKNFEVRPTTDFAKEALFSIIEHRFDIEYLSVLDLFAGIGSISLEFASRDTKDITSVDLNPKHCGFINSTAKELGFDSQVNLSRGDVFDWLKKERNHGKLYNLVFADPPFDMDKTRYDELIDLVLNKNILAENGVFILEHQSRHKIEHPNLQETRKYGNVSFSFFAKKTD from the coding sequence ATGTACAGAATTATATCGGGGAAGTGGAAGGGTAAAAAAATTGCCGCTCCTAAGAACTTTGAAGTTCGTCCAACAACAGATTTCGCAAAAGAAGCATTATTCAGTATTATCGAACATCGTTTCGATATTGAATATCTATCCGTATTAGATCTTTTCGCCGGAATTGGCTCTATTTCATTAGAATTTGCTTCCCGCGATACAAAAGATATTACTTCTGTTGATCTTAATCCTAAACATTGTGGGTTCATTAACTCTACAGCAAAAGAATTAGGCTTCGATTCTCAGGTTAACCTTAGTCGTGGTGATGTATTCGACTGGTTGAAAAAAGAAAGAAACCACGGTAAATTATACAATCTGGTATTCGCAGATCCTCCATTTGATATGGATAAAACCAGGTATGACGAGTTAATAGATCTTGTACTGAATAAAAACATACTGGCCGAAAACGGAGTCTTTATTTTAGAACATCAGTCAAGGCATAAAATCGAGCATCCTAATCTGCAGGAAACACGAAAATACGGAAACGTAAGTTTTAGTTTTTTCGCTAAAAAGACTGATTAA